A region of Vibrio chagasii DNA encodes the following proteins:
- a CDS encoding porin family protein → MNNKVNMTMLVALLSASSVYASPEIIITPMVGYTGGGSVEDQDGKTYDMKGSENYTFAIETPLEKGRVGFFYSNQSSELETLNLSSSIQYLHFQSSIYYPASSVLSGYLGLGLGASYVDVDWAKDKYGFSTSIFGGLEYKLSDRLVLNTQVRWLGTVVDNDTTGVCNIPSNGQDCIIRFDTDWMNQFQANIGLSFTF, encoded by the coding sequence ATGAATAACAAAGTAAATATGACGATGTTAGTTGCGCTTCTGTCGGCTTCGAGTGTTTATGCCTCACCGGAGATCATTATTACTCCGATGGTTGGTTATACCGGCGGTGGTAGTGTCGAAGATCAAGATGGCAAAACCTATGACATGAAAGGATCTGAAAACTACACCTTTGCGATTGAGACACCACTTGAGAAAGGGCGTGTTGGTTTCTTTTACTCAAACCAAAGCTCTGAATTAGAAACGCTCAACCTGAGCTCCTCGATCCAATATCTGCACTTTCAAAGTAGCATTTACTACCCGGCTTCCTCGGTATTGTCTGGATACCTAGGCTTAGGCCTTGGCGCCTCATATGTCGATGTAGACTGGGCGAAAGATAAATACGGCTTCTCTACGTCAATCTTTGGCGGCTTAGAATATAAATTGAGCGATCGCTTAGTGCTGAATACCCAAGTTCGTTGGTTAGGAACGGTGGTTGATAACGACACAACAGGTGTATGTAACATCCCAAGCAATGGGCAAGACTGCATTATTCGTTTTGATACCGACTGGATGAACCAATTCCAAGCTAATATCGGATTAAGTTTTACTTTCTAG
- a CDS encoding DUF6363 domain-containing protein, translating to MNSGIVTNIDTAIDLDYYAKFIAGKTALVAQGGGQRSIFTSGVLDAFLLSNFDPFDEFFGTSAGALNLCAYLCRDKGLGRSFVLDLTTSPEFFNLFSYIRHRKNLGLEWALEQIMAYPYKLDLDLGRQTLGERHFYAAVTDSKDLRDHYFPLLGDDWYKVMIATCAIPRLYNDEILIGDSAYVDGGVSASIPVQEAWRRQARSIVVIRTEPVTDEEGRPLVQAPQQQPKIQAPKPVTAEELEWFRESFDSVQGHWQQKVEQWKTDWTSFFQQQILRSKEQKRDRGHLDLLNGGRWLFGADDIYRLSHLIGDKFDSGLADMLMVHYQTYSLTQDFLHSPPDDAFVVQIAPSKPLKSSSLMSDKEDLLHDYELGLEAGYRFVETYTTTENARSSHMPQLASIVIDK from the coding sequence ATGAATAGTGGGATTGTAACCAATATTGATACAGCGATAGACTTAGATTATTACGCTAAGTTTATTGCTGGTAAAACAGCACTGGTCGCTCAAGGTGGCGGGCAGAGAAGTATTTTTACCTCAGGCGTTCTAGACGCTTTTCTCCTTTCTAATTTTGACCCTTTCGATGAGTTTTTCGGTACCTCGGCAGGTGCGCTTAACTTATGTGCCTATTTGTGCCGTGATAAGGGCTTAGGGCGTTCTTTTGTCCTTGACCTGACCACGTCTCCAGAGTTCTTTAATCTGTTCTCTTACATACGGCACAGGAAGAATTTAGGGCTTGAGTGGGCCTTAGAGCAAATCATGGCTTACCCTTATAAGCTCGATCTTGATTTAGGGCGGCAAACCTTAGGTGAACGCCACTTCTATGCGGCGGTAACGGATTCTAAAGATCTACGAGATCACTACTTTCCTCTGCTGGGAGACGATTGGTACAAGGTGATGATTGCGACTTGTGCCATCCCTCGCTTGTACAATGACGAGATCTTGATTGGTGATAGCGCTTATGTAGATGGCGGTGTGTCTGCTTCTATTCCCGTTCAAGAAGCGTGGCGTAGGCAAGCTCGTTCTATTGTCGTGATTCGTACTGAGCCAGTAACGGATGAAGAGGGGAGACCGCTAGTTCAAGCGCCACAGCAGCAACCGAAAATCCAAGCACCAAAACCGGTAACCGCCGAGGAGCTGGAGTGGTTCCGAGAGTCGTTCGATAGTGTTCAAGGCCATTGGCAACAAAAAGTGGAGCAATGGAAAACGGACTGGACCTCTTTCTTCCAGCAACAGATCCTACGCTCTAAAGAACAGAAGCGTGACCGTGGGCATTTAGATTTACTTAATGGTGGTCGATGGTTGTTTGGCGCTGATGATATTTACCGTTTAAGCCATTTAATTGGTGATAAGTTTGATTCTGGGTTGGCCGACATGTTGATGGTGCACTATCAAACCTACTCGTTGACTCAAGACTTTTTGCATTCTCCTCCAGACGATGCCTTTGTGGTGCAGATCGCGCCAAGTAAACCGTTAAAATCGAGCTCTTTAATGAGTGACAAAGAAGATTTGCTCCATGATTACGAATTGGGTTTAGAGGCCGGCTACCGGTTCGTTGAAACTTATACCACAACGGAAAACGCTCGCAGTTCGCATATGCCGCAACTGGCAAGTATTGTTATTGATAAATAA
- a CDS encoding YchF/TatD family DNA exonuclease, whose amino-acid sequence MFVDSHCHLDKLDYQDLHTSVEDVVNKAKAANVDQLLSVGVTLDSFENMLEMIAPFDNVKASCGVHPLDVESDFSFERMREYASNPKVVAIGETGLDYHYQPETAELQQLRFKQHVELAVELNKPLIIHTRNAREDTLAILRDGGAEKCGGVIHCFTEDQAFAEAAMELGFYISISGIVTFKQATELKEVVKNLPLDRLLIETDSPYLAPIPYRGKQNQPAYVVEVAAYIAQLKGISMKEVAEQTTKNYQKLFLR is encoded by the coding sequence ATGTTCGTAGATTCCCACTGTCATTTAGACAAGCTGGATTACCAAGATTTACACACCAGTGTAGAAGATGTCGTTAACAAAGCGAAAGCAGCGAATGTTGACCAACTACTTTCTGTGGGTGTGACACTAGATTCGTTTGAAAACATGCTCGAAATGATCGCGCCGTTTGATAACGTTAAAGCGTCTTGTGGCGTTCATCCTCTTGATGTTGAAAGTGATTTTAGCTTTGAAAGAATGCGTGAATACGCGAGCAACCCTAAAGTGGTTGCGATAGGTGAAACCGGCTTAGATTACCACTATCAACCTGAAACTGCGGAATTGCAGCAACTGCGATTCAAACAGCATGTTGAGCTAGCGGTAGAACTGAACAAGCCTTTGATCATTCACACTCGTAATGCGCGTGAAGATACACTTGCGATTCTTCGTGACGGTGGCGCTGAGAAGTGTGGTGGTGTCATCCACTGTTTTACTGAAGATCAGGCGTTTGCTGAAGCGGCTATGGAATTAGGGTTCTATATTTCAATTTCAGGCATTGTGACCTTTAAGCAAGCAACAGAACTTAAAGAGGTTGTTAAAAACCTACCGTTAGATAGGCTACTAATTGAAACGGACTCTCCATACCTGGCGCCAATCCCATATCGTGGGAAGCAGAATCAGCCTGCATATGTAGTTGAGGTGGCAGCCTATATTGCGCAGTTGAAGGGCATTTCGATGAAAGAGGTTGCTGAACAAACGACCAAAAATTATCAGAAACTTTTTTTGCGATAA
- a CDS encoding YnhF family membrane protein, with protein MEHNLKNALQITAFIYFVILSFGFIAIGS; from the coding sequence ATGGAACATAATCTGAAAAATGCCCTACAAATTACAGCGTTTATTTACTTCGTCATTCTTTCATTTGGCTTTATTGCGATTGGTAGTTAA
- the ptsG gene encoding PTS glucose transporter subunit IIBC, whose product MFKNLFASLQKVGKSLMLPVSVLPVAGILLGVGAADLPFIPEIVSNLMEQAGGSVFGQMALLFAVGVALGFTNNDGVAGLAAIVGYGIMTATLGVMAGVMGVDKIDTGVLGGILVGGVAAWAFNRFFRIQLPEYLGFFAGKRAVPIITGFSAIGLAILLSVVWPPVGGAISAFSDWAAHQNPQVAFGIYGIVERSLIPFGLHHVWNVPFFFEAGTCVNAAGETQNGVLTCYLVADDASRAAGNGFGQLAGGYMFKMFGLPAAAIAIAHSAKPENRAKVMGIMASAALTSFLTGITEPIEFSFLFVAPVLYAIHALLAGSAYVLANTLGFVHGTSFSHGLIDFLVLSGHASKMGLMVVCGIAYAAIYYIVFRTVIKALDLKTPGREDESEDDAVATGSELAGELVAAFGGKANITGLDACITRLRVAVADTAVVDQDKLKKLGAAGVVVVAGGVQAIFGTKSDNLKTDMDEWIRNNG is encoded by the coding sequence ATGTTTAAGAACCTTTTTGCTAGCCTGCAAAAAGTTGGTAAGTCTCTGATGCTTCCAGTATCAGTTTTACCAGTTGCGGGTATTTTGCTAGGTGTCGGTGCAGCAGATCTTCCTTTCATTCCAGAAATTGTTTCAAACCTAATGGAACAAGCTGGTGGTTCAGTATTTGGTCAAATGGCACTACTGTTCGCAGTAGGTGTTGCACTTGGCTTTACTAACAACGATGGTGTTGCTGGTCTAGCAGCAATCGTTGGTTACGGCATCATGACTGCTACACTAGGCGTAATGGCTGGTGTAATGGGCGTTGATAAAATCGATACTGGTGTACTAGGTGGTATCCTAGTCGGTGGTGTTGCTGCTTGGGCATTCAACCGTTTCTTCCGTATTCAACTTCCTGAGTACCTTGGCTTCTTCGCTGGTAAGCGTGCTGTGCCAATCATCACAGGTTTCTCTGCGATCGGTCTAGCAATCCTACTATCTGTAGTATGGCCACCAGTTGGCGGCGCTATCTCTGCGTTCTCTGATTGGGCTGCTCACCAAAACCCACAAGTGGCGTTTGGTATCTACGGTATCGTTGAGCGTTCTCTAATTCCATTTGGTCTTCACCACGTATGGAACGTACCATTCTTCTTCGAAGCTGGTACTTGTGTAAACGCTGCTGGCGAAACTCAAAACGGTGTTCTTACTTGTTACCTAGTTGCTGATGACGCATCTCGTGCAGCGGGCAATGGCTTCGGTCAGCTAGCTGGTGGTTACATGTTCAAGATGTTCGGTCTACCTGCTGCTGCAATCGCAATTGCACACTCAGCTAAGCCTGAAAACCGCGCTAAAGTAATGGGTATCATGGCTTCTGCTGCGTTAACTTCATTCCTAACAGGTATCACTGAGCCAATTGAATTCTCATTCCTATTCGTTGCTCCAGTACTGTACGCAATCCACGCTCTACTAGCTGGTTCTGCTTACGTTCTTGCGAACACTCTAGGTTTTGTACATGGTACATCTTTCTCACACGGTCTAATCGACTTCCTAGTTCTATCTGGCCACGCGTCTAAGATGGGTCTAATGGTTGTTTGTGGTATTGCTTACGCTGCAATCTACTACATCGTATTCCGCACTGTGATTAAAGCTCTAGACCTTAAAACTCCTGGTCGTGAAGACGAGTCAGAAGACGATGCAGTTGCGACTGGTTCTGAACTTGCTGGTGAGCTAGTTGCTGCATTCGGCGGTAAAGCTAACATCACTGGTCTTGACGCTTGTATCACTCGTCTACGTGTTGCAGTTGCTGATACAGCAGTTGTTGACCAAGACAAGCTTAAGAAACTAGGTGCTGCAGGTGTTGTAGTAGTAGCGGGTGGCGTACAAGCTATCTTCGGTACTAAATCTGACAACCTGAAAACAGACATGGATGAGTGGATCCGTAACAACGGTTAA